In Misgurnus anguillicaudatus unplaced genomic scaffold, ASM2758022v2 HiC_scaffold_31, whole genome shotgun sequence, a single window of DNA contains:
- the LOC129452897 gene encoding elastase-1: MKRTEFSESTRNMLRFMLLSVLAALALAEPRYIEDTYEQRVVGGEVAKPNSWPWQISLQYLSGGSYHHTCGGTLIRQKWVMTAAHCVDTQRTWRVVLGEHNLNTQEGREQYMTVSQVYIHPNWNSNSVASGYDIALLRLTNDATLNSYVKLASLPPSGQTLPHNNPCYITGWGRTSTGGSLSAQLKQAYLPLVDHQTCSSSGWWGSTVKNTMVCAGGGRDSGCNGDSGGPLNCQVNGAYYVHGVTSFVSSLGCNTNQKPTVFTRVSAYISWIQGIIG; the protein is encoded by the exons ATGAAGCGTACAGAATTCAGTGAATCCACTAGAAACATGCTGAGGTTCATGCTGTTGAGTGTGCTGGCTGCTCTGG CTTTGGCCGAGCCCAGATATATTGAGGATACCTACGAACAGAGGGTTGTGGGAGGAGAGGTGGCTAAACCCAACTCCTGGCCCTGGCAG ATCTCTCTACAGTATCTGTCCGGTGGAAGTTACCATCACACCTGTGGTGGTACTTTGATCAGACAGAAATGGGTGATGACCGCTGCCCACTGCGTGGACAC ACAGAGAACTTGGCGTGTTGTTCTGGGCGAACACAACCTCAACACACAGGAGGGTCGCGAGCAGTACATGACCGTCAGTCAGGTCTACATCCACCCCAACTGGAACAGCAACAGTGTGGCCTCTGG ATATGACATCGCTCTCCTGCGTCTGACCAATGATGCCACCCTCAACTCATACGTTAAGCTGGCTTCTCTGCCCCCATCCGGACAAACTCTGCCCCACAACAACCCCTGTTACATCACCGGCTGGGGCCGCACATCGA CTGGTGGTTCCCTCTCTGCTCAGCTCAAACAGGCCTATCTCCCCCTGGTGGATCATCAGACCTGTAGCAGCAGTGGCTGGTGGGGCAGCACTGTGAAGAACACCATGGTTTGTGCTGGAGGTGGAAGAGACTCTGGATGCAAT ggcGACTCTGGTGGTCCTCTGAACTGTCAGGTTAATGGAGCTTATTACGTCCACGGTGTGACCAGCTTTGTCTCCTCATTGGGCTGTAACACCAACCAGAAACCAACAGTCTTCACTCGTGTGTCTGCTTACATCAGCTGGATTCAGGGT ATCATTGGATAA